A stretch of Prosthecodimorpha staleyi DNA encodes these proteins:
- a CDS encoding ABC transporter substrate-binding protein, with translation MHRTIAAAGLGLALIASQSAQSAAQEAVKIGFVTELTGPWSFFGTACVAGLKFAEATLNPPGKRKIEFIQIDNQTQPTQAVAAARNLDIQSKVIALSGPTSSDTALAIYGYAEQNKVPFLVPVAAFPQLTKPGTRYSFRIEPNAAGWGYAIAEFVAQQKPGAKIALMHSDFALMRAISAGLKYQAAKKGLKIEPEIVFPQGSNDATVQAAQVLAANPDYVVVVGAGGFDNTITNQLLDVGIKPEKIIHPYGMATQVKGWGKRSVGSLYGTFFDANLDTVTAEGRKFIDDFKAQNKRLPSYVENYCYVTSQIIREVIDADPKAGDDREVFRNTLSALKSKEVTSGIPIEFDKNGARKEYIYFMQIQDVGEVEYKSKPVFTTTWDPEIIPVYDLVK, from the coding sequence ATGCACAGGACAATTGCCGCCGCCGGCCTCGGTCTGGCGCTGATCGCTTCGCAGTCCGCGCAATCCGCAGCTCAGGAGGCCGTCAAGATCGGCTTCGTGACCGAATTGACTGGCCCCTGGTCGTTCTTCGGCACCGCCTGCGTGGCGGGGCTGAAATTCGCCGAGGCGACCCTCAATCCGCCCGGCAAGCGCAAGATCGAATTCATCCAGATCGACAACCAGACCCAGCCGACCCAGGCGGTCGCGGCGGCGCGCAATCTCGACATCCAGAGCAAGGTGATCGCGCTCAGCGGCCCGACCAGTTCGGATACGGCGCTGGCCATCTACGGTTATGCCGAGCAGAACAAGGTGCCGTTCCTCGTCCCGGTCGCCGCCTTCCCGCAGCTGACCAAGCCCGGCACGCGCTATTCCTTCCGCATCGAGCCCAATGCCGCCGGCTGGGGCTATGCCATCGCCGAATTCGTCGCCCAGCAGAAGCCGGGCGCCAAGATCGCGCTGATGCATTCCGACTTCGCCCTGATGCGCGCCATCTCGGCCGGCCTCAAGTACCAGGCCGCCAAGAAGGGGCTGAAGATCGAGCCCGAGATCGTGTTCCCGCAGGGCTCCAACGACGCCACCGTCCAGGCCGCCCAGGTGCTGGCCGCCAATCCCGACTATGTTGTCGTCGTCGGTGCCGGCGGCTTCGACAACACGATCACCAACCAGCTGCTCGATGTCGGCATCAAGCCGGAGAAGATCATCCACCCCTACGGCATGGCGACCCAGGTCAAGGGTTGGGGCAAGCGCAGCGTCGGCTCGCTCTATGGCACCTTCTTCGATGCCAATCTCGATACCGTGACCGCCGAGGGCCGCAAGTTCATCGACGACTTCAAGGCCCAGAACAAGCGCCTGCCGTCCTATGTCGAGAACTACTGCTACGTCACCTCGCAGATCATCCGCGAGGTGATCGATGCCGACCCGAAGGCCGGCGACGATCGCGAGGTCTTCCGCAACACGCTCTCCGCGCTGAAGAGCAAGGAAGTCACCTCCGGCATCCCGATCGAGTTCGACAAGAACGGCGCCCGCAAGGAATACATCTACTTCATGCAGATCCAGGATGTGGGCGAGGTCGAGTACAAGTCGAAGCCGGTCTTCACCACCACTTGGGACCCGGAGATCATCCCGGTCTACGATCTGGTCAAGTGA